In Candidatus Binatota bacterium, the sequence CGGTTGTCGGCTCGCAGGGCAGCGCCGTGCACGTGTCGTCCATGGTCGCCGCTCTGGTCGAGCGCGGACACGACCTGACGGTTTTCACGGCTCGTCCGCCGGCCGACGCCAGTGCATCAGCGTGCCCGGTGGTAGATCTCACCGGCGATCCGCTGCTCGAAGAGTTGCGCCGCATGGTGGCCAAGCGCAGCCGCGAAGCCGGCGAGGAGACTACGCGGGCTTGGGAAGTGTACAGCCTGCTGCTCAACCAGACCTTGTTGGAAAAACTCGAGGCTGATACGCAGGGTTTCGACCTGGTGTACGAGCGCCACTCGTTGTGGTCGTTTGCGGGCCTGCAGTATGCCCGGCGCCGCGGCGTGCCCTTGTTCCTGGAGGTCAACGCCCCGTTGGCCGCGCAGCAGGCCGACTACCGTCGGCTCGAACTCGAAGACACCGCCGACGCTGTTGCAGGCATGGTTTTTCCCGGTGCCGACCGGGTGCTGGTTACCTGTCCGGCGCTGATCGACTACGCGCAGTCTTTCGGCGCGTCACGACGGCAGACACGGGTGGTGCCCTGCGGTGTAAACGAGGATCTGTTTGCCTGGGAGGACCGCGACATGTCGCGCGCCAAGGGTGAGTTCGTGATCGGGTTTGTCGGCAGCCTCAAGCCCTGGCACGGCGTTGACAGGTTGCTGAAGGCTTTCGGCCGCCTGGCCGCCGACGACCCGGCCTACCGCTTGCTGGTGGTGGGCGACGGGCCACTGCGCGGAGAGATCGAGGATTTTGCGGCCAGGTATTCGCTGGCTGACCGCATCGAGATGACCGGCGCGGTGGAACACGGCGAGGTGCCGGCCCTGCTCCGGCGCATGGACGTGGGCGTTGCCCCTTACCCCGAGCTCGAGGATTTTTATTTCTCGCCACTCAAGGTGTGGGAGTACGCGGCCGCGGGCTTGCCCATAGCGGCAAGCAACATCGGCCAGTTGGGCGACCTGTTTCCCCACCACGAGGCGGCGCTGCTGCACAGCCCGGGACGAACCAGCAAGCTGGTT encodes:
- a CDS encoding glycosyltransferase family 1 protein translates to MRIAYVSADRGVPVVGSQGSAVHVSSMVAALVERGHDLTVFTARPPADASASACPVVDLTGDPLLEELRRMVAKRSREAGEETTRAWEVYSLLLNQTLLEKLEADTQGFDLVYERHSLWSFAGLQYARRRGVPLFLEVNAPLAAQQADYRRLELEDTADAVAGMVFPGADRVLVTCPALIDYAQSFGASRRQTRVVPCGVNEDLFAWEDRDMSRAKGEFVIGFVGSLKPWHGVDRLLKAFGRLAADDPAYRLLVVGDGPLRGEIEDFAARYSLADRIEMTGAVEHGEVPALLRRMDVGVAPYPELEDFYFSPLKVWEYAAAGLPIAASNIGQLGDLFPHHEAALLHSPGRTSKLVRNIARLRSDPKLAERLARRAKQVARRHSWSRIAGRVLNLAEKSVERHSRAG